A DNA window from Hemiscyllium ocellatum isolate sHemOce1 chromosome 48, sHemOce1.pat.X.cur, whole genome shotgun sequence contains the following coding sequences:
- the LOC132836939 gene encoding U6 snRNA-associated Sm-like protein LSm1, with product MNYMPGTASLIEAIDKKHLVLLRDGRTLIGYLRSIDQFANLVLQQTLERIHVGRKYGDIPRGIFVVRGENVVLLGEIDLEKESASSLQPVSIEKILEELRQEQDLQHRQEKLKFQVLKERGILLPHLDTLDDY from the exons ATGAATTACATGCCGGGGACAGCAAGTCTGATTGAGGCCATTGACA AGAAACACCTCGTCCTTCTTCGTGATGGGCGGACTTTAATTGGATATTTGCGAAGCATTGATCAGTTTG CCAATCTGGTGCTCCAGCAGACCCTGGAACGCATTCACGTGGGCCGCAAGTATGGCGATATCCCACGGGGAATATTCGTCGTGCGTGGGGAGAACGTGGTGCTGCTGGGAGAGATT gACCTGGAGAAAGAGAGTGCCTCCTCACTGCAGCCCGTGAGCATCGAGAAGATCTTGGAGGAGCTGCGGCAGGAGCAGGATTTGCAGCACCGTCAGGAGAAGCTCAAGTTCCAAGTTTTGAAGGAGCGCGGGATCCTGCTCCCTCACTTGGACACGCTGGACGACTATTGA